The following DNA comes from Herpetosiphonaceae bacterium.
GGCTATCTGCTGGAGGAGCTTGGCGCGCTGGCGCTGCTGGATCTGCCAGATGACGTGCTGGCGGCGATTCCGGTGCTGCGTCGGGCCTATCCTGTCACAAGGATGCAGCCGACTCGCCGACCGATCCGGCGGCTGCTCCGCTATATCCGCATGGCGCTTCCGCCAGATCGTCGTGGCGAGCTGACGGGACGCCAGGGAGCGCCACGGGTGGTCCGCCCACGCATGCGCTATCATCTGCACACGCCCACGCTGCAAACGATCCGGCGCGCGCTGCGTCAGCAACACCTCCGCTTCGACTACGCGCCCTCCTATCGTCCCGGCATCGAGCAGCACGTCGTCGCGCCGCTTGAGCTGCTGGTGCGCGGCAGCCACACCTATCTGCTGGCCTACTGCCCTGAGCCGCCGCGCCCGATGGAAGAGCGCTATGAGGGCTATGTCGAGTTTCGCGTCGATCAGATCGTGACTGGCTCAGCGCGCATGCTGCCGACGCCGCTGCCCTC
Coding sequences within:
- a CDS encoding WYL domain-containing protein, with product GYLLEELGALALLDLPDDVLAAIPVLRRAYPVTRMQPTRRPIRRLLRYIRMALPPDRRGELTGRQGAPRVVRPRMRYHLHTPTLQTIRRALRQQHLRFDYAPSYRPGIEQHVVAPLELLVRGSHTYLLAYCPEPPRPMEERYEGYVEFRVDQIVTGSARMLPTPLPSDLPPRPVWRIVCELAPVVARRRHVLRWFSNTEITYREDGSALVTATVDSLWQARHVLLRHLEHVRVLEPPELIALIRDTIRRLTALYDR